TGCGGTCAAGGCAAACGCCGCCTCCGCCATCCGCGCCGACGCCAACGGCAGCGCAACCTTCCCCGGCGTCCCTCCCGGAACCTACTACCTGATGATCTCAGCCCGCTACAACAATCAGGCTCTGGTCTGGGACCACCCCCTACAACTAAAGCCCGGGCCAAACACACTCTCGCTCGATCAACGCAACGCAACTCCGATCAATTGAAGCAAACGACACGTCGGCGGGAGTGCCTGGCACGGAGCAGAGAGACCTGCTTCCAAATCAGGACTGCTTGCACCTCATTCGATGAGAATGATACGCGGTTGTGGTGGCATATGGCTCTTAATGTCTAACCCTCGAAAATAAGAGCGAACCTGACGCACCGGCGCAATCCGTCGGGCGAGTCGCGATTAAGCGGGAACGTACGTCAACCTGACCACGTCCTCGCCAATTAGATCGCTGGCCACAAAGCGGAGTGGCGGCCGAGGACCGGAGAAGAATGGCTTGCCGCGACCAAGTACGACGGGGTGAAGGTAAAGTCGATACTCATCAATAAGACCAAGGTCGGTTAGGCTTCCTGCCAAGTCTGGTCCGGCAACCTCAAATTCTCCGACGTGCTGTGCCTTCAGCCCGCGTATAACCGTCTCGATGTCATCTTCGATAAGCGTGGCGTTGGGCCCGACCGACTTCAACGCGCGCGACACAACCCACTTCGGCTTGCTCCGCCATGCCGCCGCGAAGTCGTGCTCCTCCGCGGCCCAGTCCGGAAGGTCTTCGTCCCAATAACGCATTACCTCATACATGCGGCGACCGTACACAATGCCCGCTAGCTCCTGTATGTGCTCTATGAAGTGACGAAAGAGCGCCACGCTTGGCTTAAATTTCAGATGGTCGACGTAGCCATCCAAAGACTGATTCAATCCATAAACAAGCTTTGCCATGGTACAAACTGCGCCCCGGATTCTTCAGAATAGTTGAGGCGACAATACGCGAGCGTGAGGTTTAGGTGCAAACTGCACGCCGCTTCGTCGGTGTGGCGAATGACCGAAGGGGTTCGCTGGGATCAGTAAAAAGCTCTCGTCTACCTTTACCGATAAGTTCGCCGGGTGTAGCCGAACTGACGGCTGTTATCGTAGAGGCGATGACAAAGATGACAAAAAAGAAAGCAGCAACCGTGAACGCCATTCAGCAGGCTGAACTGATTCTGAAACTGTATGAACTCCGGCGGGAGGCGGTCATGCGTGAAGCGCGCTCCTATGTAGGCGGCGATTTTCTACCCGCATCCGCCAGCGAATTGATCCAGATCGTGAGTACAGGAGACAGGCGCAGTAGTTTTGTTCTTCAGGTGTATGGGTACTGGGAGATGGTCGCTGCTTTTGTAACTAGCGGTGCCCTTGACGCCGAGTTGCTCTATAACACCTGCCCCGAGGTCTACTTCCAATACGCCAAAATTCAGACCTACCTGGCACAGTTCCGCGAAGAGATGAACCTGCCCGAGTTCCTGATAAACGTCGAACAGCTTATCGAAGGATCACGCAAGGGCCGCAAGCGTCTCGAAGCCATGCAAAAGAACCTGGCAGCTATCGCCGAAGCACGAAGCCGCCCTCCAATAAAGCCACGCGCAAAGAAATAACTCCCCACAAAAAACACTGCCCGCCAACGAAGAACCTTGTTGAAAACAACACCCACAACGTTTATGCAAAGGCATTAGCACTTACCGGAAACAGCCCCTCTTGAAGTGTCCCGGAGAAACTTCCAAGCTGACGGTAGTAATGCTGAAGTGCCTGACGAGTGACTCGCCGATTTGGCGTCAACGGAGAATGTCTATAGCTCAAATCCGAGAAATGCGTTCATCAGGACTATCGCGAGTGTCGAGACGTCGGCCTGAGGCTCGGGCTTGTCGCACCTCAGCTGGATCTGGGCACAAATGCAGCGATGGCCGATGAGGCGGTGAGCGCACTATAGTAGAAGCAACATCATGAATAGCGTCTCAGATCTTTCCAGCGGTTCCCAGTCAAAAAATCATTACGAAGTCCTGGATGGCTTGCGCGGCGTCGCAGCACTCCTGGTCGTCGCCTTCCACATCCTGGAACCGAACGACCACGGCATCCGGTTCAACCAGATCATCAACCACGGTTATCTGGCCGTCGACTTCTTTTTCCTGCTCTCCGGCTTTGTAGTGGCCTACGCCTACGACGACCGCTGGCCCCGCATGAGCCAATGGAACTTTTACAAGCGCCGCCTTATCCGTCTTCAGCCCATGATCGTTATGGGTAGCCTCATCGGCGCCGCGCTTTTCTACTTCCAACGAGGCTCTGCCTTTCCGCTCATTGCCACAACTCCATCGTGGAAGCTGCTCGCCGTCATGTTTTTCGGCTGCACGCTTCTTCCGCTGCCGACCCAATTCGATATCCGCGGCTGGGACGAGATGCATCCGCTCAATGGCCCCGCCTGGTCTCTCTTCTTCGAGTACATCGCCAATATCCTTTACGCTTGCTGGCTGCGCAAGCTCTCGACTCGTTGGTTAAGCCTGCTTACAGCACTTTCTGCCATTCTTCTCCTTCACATGCTGGTCACCGGGGAGGGCGACGCCATCGGAGGTTGGGCGCTCAACGGAGCGCAGCTTCACATAGGGTTTGCACGCTTGCTCTATCCCTTCCTTGCAGGCATGCTGCTCATGCGCTCGGGTAAGCGAATTCATGTACGCCATGGTTTCTATCTGTGCAGCCTGTTACTGGTCATTTGCTTTGCGCTGCCGCGCTTCGGTGGTCTTAACCATCTCTGGATGAACGGCCTCTACGAAGCATTTTGCATTATCGCCGTCTTCCCGATTATCGTTGCCATTGGGGCCGGAAATCTGAAGGCCACCGTTGCTTCCAATCGGCTCTGCCGCACTCTGGGGGACATCTCCTACCCGCTTTACCTGACCCACTACCCCCTGATCTACCTCTACACCGCCTGGATTGGGCAAGGCGTGCACAGCCTGGGTCAGCGCGCTGCATGGGGCACTCTTCTCTGGTTTACAGCCGTGGCGATTGGGTATGCCTGCCTCAAACTTTACGACGAACCCGTCCGCGCATGGCTGAGCCGGCGTTTTCTTCAAAGTACTAGCCCTGGTGCAGCAGTCCACATTCCAGGTACCGACCCAGCATTCCCAGTTGATCCAGCACGCTTCTGAACTTGGATGAGGCTTGATGCAGCGCAAGCCTTGCATGCGCTGGGCCACTAGGATCATGCGATTGGGTCTTGGCAAGCCGCATTTGTTTGCTAAATCCAGGTGGGCACAGATCCTCGGTCGGCGATAACAAGACGAGTCACTCATCGAGGCGCGACATCAAACCTGTTTTGCAACTTCTGCTTTGACAGCAAATCGGATATTACCTAGCGATAGATTCGTCTACCCATAAAGTTTCGTACAGTCTCCAGCCGCACCCTCTCGACTCGTCTGTTACTCTTAAAACAGAGAAAGCTGTCGAAGCCCGGCCATTCCAGGTCGGGCTTCCGCACTTAAGAATCACAGAAGGTCCAGACCTAAAGTGTCGCGATCAAAGACTTTGCCTACTTACGGTAGGAGGGAAAATACCACCGATGCAGACCGCAAGCCACACCGGGTCGAAGCCGCTACGCCAGTCCCTCGGCCGTCCCTCCGTCATCCTGTCGCTGATACTTTCCACACTTCTCCTCGCGTCCATTCCGGCCCTTGCCCAACTCCCGGCAGGTGCCATCGACACCACCGCTCCCCCGAAAACCGCCGCACAAGACCCCGCCCGCGCTCAGGCCAACGACGCCCTTGACAAGCGGGACTACCCCACCGCCCTCAAAATTCTCACCCCACTCGCTGACAAGAATCCTACCGACGCCCACCTCCTCTACGACCTGGCCTTCACCCAGGACGCGCTCGCTGAAACTCCAGCCCAGACCACCGCCGCTGAGCAAACCTATCGGCGCGCCATCGCTGCCGACCCCGCCTACTTTGACCCCCATCTCGCCCTCGGCCTCCTCCTCGCTCGCGGCGGCCGGCTCACCGACGCCCACAACGAGCTTCAAAAAGCCATTACCCTCACCACCGATAACCCAGCCTTGAAAGGCCGCGCCTACCGCGCCCTCGCCCGCATCGATCAGTCCGTCAATCCCCCCGCCGCCAGCGATGAACTCCTCTCTGCCATCAAAATCACCCCCGAAACCCCAGGAGACATCCTCCTCTCCGGCGAGCTAGCCGAGGCCTCCGGCGACTCCACCGCCGCCGAACTAGCGTACCGTCGCCTCCTCGCCGTCGACCCGCAGAATCACGACGCCACCGCCGCCCTCACCCATCTCCTCCTCCACCAGCAACAACCCGAAAAGGCCGAATCACTCCTGACTGCCGCCCTCGCCAAAGACCCCGATAACCCCACCCTCAACGCCCAGCTCGCCAGCCTCTACGAGCAGCAGGGCAAGACCGCCCAGGCCATCCCCCTCGCCGCCAAACTCCACGCTGCACACCCCGAAGACTCCGCCATCACCCGCCTCCTCGCCCGTCTCTACAGCCGAAACCAGCAGTACGACCAGGCCGCGCCGCTCTACAACGGCCTCCTGACCCGATCCACGCAGGATCCCACTCTCCTCGACGACAGCGCCGATGTTCAGATTCATCTCAAAAACTTCGCCGAGGCCGAAGCCCTCCTCAAACGTGCCCTCGCCCAGACCAGCGCCTTCCCCACCAAAGACGATCTTGCCCAGGCGGCCAGCCATCTCGCCTTCGCAGCGTCCGCAAACAACGACCCCACAACAACCTTGCAAGCTCTCGATATTCGTGGTAAAGTGCAGCCACAGTCACCGTCGTCCCTGTTCCTCGCGGCAACTGCGCACGACAAGCTGCACCACACCAAACAGGCGACCGACCTGTACAAACAGTTCCTCTCCGTGGCAAACGGCCAGTTTCCGGACGAGGAGTGGGAGGCCCGCCACCGCCTCCTCACCCTCGATCACATGAAGTAGGCAAGCGCTCCCTTCGAGGTGCGTGATGAAATCGATCCATCGTTTCGCTCTTCTTCTCTCCCTGCCGCTGCTTCTGTCCTCTCCAGCAACCGCCCGCGCCGCCTCCTTTGACGACAACCTTCCAACCGCCGAAGCTCTTGTCCAGCTCGAACTCCGCGCCCAGCAGGCCAACCCGCGCGACCAATGCTACCTCTACACCGAGCTCGTTCACGTCATGACCGAGGTCGCAGGCAAGCAGATGCTCAACGGCGACGTCGATCAGGCCACCGCGACCCTCAAAAAGGTCAACGCCTACGCGAGGCTCATCCACATGGACCTCGCCAGCAACTCCAAGCGCCTCAAGAACGCAGAAGAGTTGATGCATCACACCTCCTATCGCCTCGGCGAGTATCTCCATAAAGCCTCCAATGAAGATCGCGACACCCTGCAGGCAACTCTCAAGCAGCTCGACCAGGTCCACGACGAACTTCTAGCTCAGGTCTTCAAACACTAGAATCAAACACCAGGAACCGATGCTCCGCAGACTCTCGCTCGTCCTTCTTCTGCTCTCGCTTGCTCCGTGCCTTCCCGCCCAGCGTACCGACGCCTCCCTCTCCGACGGCGAAGTCGAGCAACTCCGAGAGGTCGCTTACTATCCCAATGACCGCGTACTCCTCTTCATCAAGCTCCTCGACGCCCGCAATAAATCCATCCAGGATCTCTTCGCCATTCCACGTAAACCCGGCCGCGCGCAGGACACCCACGATCTCCTCGAACAGTTCACCGCAATCGCAGACGAGCTGAACGACAACCTCGACGACTACGGCCCCCGTCACCGCGACATTCGCAAAGCCCTGCCTAAGCTGGTCGAAGCCACCGAGCGCTGGTCTTCCAACCTGAAGTCCCCACCCGACAACGAGACTTACAACGTCTCCCGCCGGCTCGCCCTTGAAGCTGTCCACGACCTCCACGATCAAGCCACCCAGCTTATCGACGAGCAGAAGGCCTGGTTCCTCGCCCACCCGCCCCCAAAAGAAAACAAGAACGCTCCTCTAGACCTTCCCCGATAGCTTCGAAGAAGTTGTCCTGCCGGACGGGCCTCCTGCGCGGAGTGCGGGCGTTCGCACGCCTTTTTAAAGCTTCGCGTGATCCTCCCGTTGGTCGGAATCATCTTTATCGCGACCAACGGGAGCGCCAACCAAAGGGGTATACAAGTCACGAAGTGACCGCCCTCCGCGCAGGAGGCCCGTCCGGCAGGACAGCCAAGCACGAACCATCCAACGCACCTCCTGCACAGCCTCACCTCTTATAAAATCGTCTTATAGCACCAAGACAAGGACGAAGCCCTGACCACCCCGAAGCATCCCGGCCCCTCCCCCCTGCGCCAATTCCTGCAGCTCTTCTCTTCGCCCTCGCCCACTCTCTTCGACCACCTTCCAGCCCCACCACCCGCAGTCCCGATTCGTCCGCCCACCCTTCGCAAGCCCCGCGCCGCAAAATCCAAGTCCACCGCCTCCACCTCCCTCGTAGCCGTCTTCGAGGAGCAGTACCGCGAACTCCGTCCACGCGCCCCCATCCCCCCACTCGACATTCGCTTCCGCCGCTTCACCTCTCTCAACACCACCATCCGCCTGCGCGAAGGCCATCTCCACGTCCGTCTCTCCGACCTGCTCGAGTCCGCGCCCGACTCCATCCACCACGCCATCGCCCACATCCTCCTCGCCAAGCTCTACAAGAAGCCCATCGCGTCGGTTCACGCCGACCGCTACCGCCGCCACGTCTCCTCTGAGGCAATCTCCCGCCAGGCCGAGCACATCCGCCAGACCCGTGGCCGCAAACGCCTCTCCACCCCCTCCGGCCATCACTACGACCTCAACGAAGTCTTCGAATCTTTGAACATCCGTTTCTTCCACGGACTTCTCGGACGCCCCACCCTCACCTGGTCGGCTCACCACGCCCGCCGCATGCTGGGCCACTACGACGCCGCCCACAACACCATCGTCGTCAGCCGCGTCTTCGACCGTCCCGACACCCCGCGCTGCGCCATCGAGTACCTCCTCTATCACGAGATGCTCCATCTCAAACATCCCGTCCGCGTCAAGGCCGGCCGTCGCTGCGTCCACTCCCGCGAGTTCCAGGCAGAAGAGCGCCTCTTCCCCGAACTCGAAGCCGCCAAATCCTACCTCAAGCGCCTCTAAACCCTTCCCCTGCAATCAGCGCAAACCAAAATTTCATGCGCAGGCATAAAATCCCGTGCTACGATTCCGCAACGCAAATCCACCAGCGTTTCTTGCATCCAGAACTACGCATGAATCGTCGAACTTGGCCTTTACTGCCAATTCGACCAGTCGCACGGGCCTCGTCCTCCAGATATCTTTTCCGTCGGGCGAAAATCCAAATCACGAGAAAGAGCAGGTAGACCCCAATGGATCTCTCCAAACGAGCAGCAGCGGAGTTCTTCGGCACCTTCTGGCTTGTCTTCGGCGGCTGCGGCAGCGCCGTCCTCGCCGCGGCGTTCCCCAACCTGGGAATCGGATTCGTCGGCGTATCCCTGGCCTTCGGTCTCACCGTCCTCACGATGGCCTTCGCCATCGGCCACGTCTCCGGCTGCCACCTGAACCCCGCCGTCTCCATCGGCCTGGTCGTCGGCAAACGCTTCGCACCCTCCGAACTGCTGCCCTACATCATTGCGCAAGTTCTCGGAGCCGTTGCCGGCTCCGGCGTCCTATATCTCATCGCCAGCGGCAAACCTGGTTTCTCCCTCGCCGCCGGCTTCGCCTCCAACGGCTACGCCGACCACTCCCCCGGCGGCTACTCTCTCCTGGCCTGCTTCGTAGCCGAGGTCGTTCTCACCGCCTTCTTCCTTCTCGTCATCCTCGGCGCCACCGACGAGCGCGCCCCCAAAGGCTTCGCGCCAATCGCCATCGGCCTCTGCCTCACGCTGATCCACCTCATCAGCATTCCCGTCACCAACACCTCGGTGAACCCCGCCCGAAGCACCGGTCCCGCAATCTTCGTAGGAGGCTGGGCACTCAGCCAGCTCTGGCTTTTCTGGGTAGCGCCAATCTTAGGTGCCGTCCTTGGCGGGCTTGTCTCCACAGCTTTCTTCGCCGCCCCGCAACCACCTATCCGCGAAGAGATGGCCCGCGACAAACCCTAGACGCGTCGGCTCCCGTTGGTCGGAATCAACTTCTCTTCCGACCAACGGGAGGACCACGCAAAGCGGTATACAAGTCACGAAGTGACCGCCTCGCGCGCAGCGAGCCCGTCCGGCAGGACAAGATCTCTTACGAAGTAACCTCAACCACCGGCGCCACTGCAACACTCCCTCGCCGCGTCACCAGCAGCACAATCAGCCCCACCACCACCGACCCCAGCGCAGCCACCTGCGCATTGCTCATCCCCCAGTAAAGCCGCGGATTCACCCGCACAAACTCCACCAGGAATCGCGCGATCCCACTCAGAAAAAGATAAAGCCCCGTCATCCATCCTAGTGGCCTCGCCTTCTTCCCGAGCTGCCAAAGCAGCCAACCCAGCGCCATCGCAAACAGAAACTCATACACTGGCGTAGGCTGCACCAGCGCATCCGGCGGAGTCGGCAACACCAGCGCATCCTTCGCCATGTGCACGCCCCAAGGCAGCGTCGTATTGATGCCGTAGTCTCCATCACCTGACGTCAAACACCCAATCCGCCCCACGCCATATCCAATCGCCGCTGCAGGAGCCGCCAGATCCAGCATGCGCACGGCGGCCTTCCCCCCGGCCAGCCCATCCGGCTTCTCCATCCTGCCCTGCCACATCAGCATCGCAATCCCGGCGAGCATCCCGCCAAACCAAGCAAACCCAGCCTGAAACCAATGCAGAAAATCCATCGCCACCGCAAACGGCCGATGCCATCCCGGCGCAATAATCTGCCGGTACGCCGCATAAAGATCAGCCGGATTCTGCAGCTCATGCCACGCCTTCGCGCCCAGCACCCCCGCGATCACGACGAAAGCCACGACGTTCAGTGCATCCGCATCCACACCATTCCGGACAAAGTTTTTATGCAGCACCACCGTCGCCGCCACCGCCGCCAGCCACAACAACAACCCAAACGTACCCAGGTGAATCGGGCCAATATCGATATAGGGAAACATAATCCTCGCTCTATAAAAGTATAGCGGCCTTTGCCTCAGCCCCCTACTCGCGATAGCCTATCCCTTATGTCCACCAGCACGCCCGTCTTTCCCCCCGCAGCAGAGATGGAGATTCTCTTCTCCAAACAACAGATCGCCGACCGCACCCGCGAGATAGGAGCCCAGATCTCCGCCGACTACAAAGGTCAGTCCATCGTCCTCATCGGCGTCCTCAAAGGCGCAGCCATCTTCCTCGCCGACCTCGCCCGCGCCATCCAGGTCGACAACACCTTCGACTTCGTCGCCGTCTCCAGCTACGGCCGCGCCCGTGTCTCCTCCGGCGCCGTCAAGCTCATCAAGGACATCGACAACCCCATCGAAGGCAAGCACGTCATCATCGTCGAAGACATTCTCGACACCGGCCTCACCCTCAGCTATCTCCGCGGCCTCATGCTGCAGCACAAACCCGCCTCACTCAAGATTGCATCCTGCCTCGACAAGCCCGAGCGCCGCCTCGTCCCCATCGAAGCCGACTACGTAGCCTTCAAGATTCCCAACAAGTT
The nucleotide sequence above comes from Tunturibacter empetritectus. Encoded proteins:
- a CDS encoding tetratricopeptide repeat protein, which produces MQTASHTGSKPLRQSLGRPSVILSLILSTLLLASIPALAQLPAGAIDTTAPPKTAAQDPARAQANDALDKRDYPTALKILTPLADKNPTDAHLLYDLAFTQDALAETPAQTTAAEQTYRRAIAADPAYFDPHLALGLLLARGGRLTDAHNELQKAITLTTDNPALKGRAYRALARIDQSVNPPAASDELLSAIKITPETPGDILLSGELAEASGDSTAAELAYRRLLAVDPQNHDATAALTHLLLHQQQPEKAESLLTAALAKDPDNPTLNAQLASLYEQQGKTAQAIPLAAKLHAAHPEDSAITRLLARLYSRNQQYDQAAPLYNGLLTRSTQDPTLLDDSADVQIHLKNFAEAEALLKRALAQTSAFPTKDDLAQAASHLAFAASANNDPTTTLQALDIRGKVQPQSPSSLFLAATAHDKLHHTKQATDLYKQFLSVANGQFPDEEWEARHRLLTLDHMK
- a CDS encoding DUF4760 domain-containing protein, with product MNAIQQAELILKLYELRREAVMREARSYVGGDFLPASASELIQIVSTGDRRSSFVLQVYGYWEMVAAFVTSGALDAELLYNTCPEVYFQYAKIQTYLAQFREEMNLPEFLINVEQLIEGSRKGRKRLEAMQKNLAAIAEARSRPPIKPRAKK
- a CDS encoding acyltransferase family protein, producing the protein MNSVSDLSSGSQSKNHYEVLDGLRGVAALLVVAFHILEPNDHGIRFNQIINHGYLAVDFFFLLSGFVVAYAYDDRWPRMSQWNFYKRRLIRLQPMIVMGSLIGAALFYFQRGSAFPLIATTPSWKLLAVMFFGCTLLPLPTQFDIRGWDEMHPLNGPAWSLFFEYIANILYACWLRKLSTRWLSLLTALSAILLLHMLVTGEGDAIGGWALNGAQLHIGFARLLYPFLAGMLLMRSGKRIHVRHGFYLCSLLLVICFALPRFGGLNHLWMNGLYEAFCIIAVFPIIVAIGAGNLKATVASNRLCRTLGDISYPLYLTHYPLIYLYTAWIGQGVHSLGQRAAWGTLLWFTAVAIGYACLKLYDEPVRAWLSRRFLQSTSPGAAVHIPGTDPAFPVDPARF
- the aqpZ gene encoding aquaporin Z, yielding MDLSKRAAAEFFGTFWLVFGGCGSAVLAAAFPNLGIGFVGVSLAFGLTVLTMAFAIGHVSGCHLNPAVSIGLVVGKRFAPSELLPYIIAQVLGAVAGSGVLYLIASGKPGFSLAAGFASNGYADHSPGGYSLLACFVAEVVLTAFFLLVILGATDERAPKGFAPIAIGLCLTLIHLISIPVTNTSVNPARSTGPAIFVGGWALSQLWLFWVAPILGAVLGGLVSTAFFAAPQPPIREEMARDKP
- the hpt gene encoding hypoxanthine phosphoribosyltransferase, producing MSTSTPVFPPAAEMEILFSKQQIADRTREIGAQISADYKGQSIVLIGVLKGAAIFLADLARAIQVDNTFDFVAVSSYGRARVSSGAVKLIKDIDNPIEGKHVIIVEDILDTGLTLSYLRGLMLQHKPASLKIASCLDKPERRLVPIEADYVAFKIPNKFVIGYGMDYAERYRGVEDIRIFPSEVAGH
- a CDS encoding dihydrofolate reductase family protein, which encodes MAKLVYGLNQSLDGYVDHLKFKPSVALFRHFIEHIQELAGIVYGRRMYEVMRYWDEDLPDWAAEEHDFAAAWRSKPKWVVSRALKSVGPNATLIEDDIETVIRGLKAQHVGEFEVAGPDLAGSLTDLGLIDEYRLYLHPVVLGRGKPFFSGPRPPLRFVASDLIGEDVVRLTYVPA
- a CDS encoding prolipoprotein diacylglyceryl transferase, whose amino-acid sequence is MFPYIDIGPIHLGTFGLLLWLAAVAATVVLHKNFVRNGVDADALNVVAFVVIAGVLGAKAWHELQNPADLYAAYRQIIAPGWHRPFAVAMDFLHWFQAGFAWFGGMLAGIAMLMWQGRMEKPDGLAGGKAAVRMLDLAAPAAAIGYGVGRIGCLTSGDGDYGINTTLPWGVHMAKDALVLPTPPDALVQPTPVYEFLFAMALGWLLWQLGKKARPLGWMTGLYLFLSGIARFLVEFVRVNPRLYWGMSNAQVAALGSVVVGLIVLLVTRRGSVAVAPVVEVTS